One Mercenaria mercenaria strain notata chromosome 12, MADL_Memer_1, whole genome shotgun sequence DNA segment encodes these proteins:
- the LOC128547388 gene encoding uncharacterized protein LOC128547388 gives MEGFVFLLLTFALAVQAPHPDHHHDPGHPPDEHPPGPHAPDCHGPECDLINHAINDIGMYFDEHLCHAFIHVDCYNHVLPNDEQICASDGQTYDNHCFYAKARCDRVLDKRNYYNGALTNPLLLINHGPCVSPNAQVTTTTVQSSTSVPLTMSPATTGSRSTVWQPTTPFFTITAPASATSATTTTVQPINNVLGTVFCQYRNSINCGSALAVVCGSNGHFYPNKCELLKQQCDDPTLREVAGSASCSLSP, from the exons TACAAGCCCCTCATCCTGACCACCACCATGATCCGGGCCACCCACCTGACGAACATCCTCCTGGCCCACATGCTCCTGACTGTCACGGACCTGAATGCGACCTTATAAATCATGCCATTAACGATATCGGCATGTACTTTGATGAACACCTGTGTCATGCTTTCATTCATGTTGATTGTTACAACCATGTATTACCTAATGATGAACAAATCTGTGCATCAGACGGACAAACGTACGATAATCA TTGTTTCTATGCCAAAGCTCGATGTGATAGAGTACTTGATAAGCGTAACTACTACAACGGCGCGTTGACAAACCCTCTCTTATTGATAAATCACGGGCCCTGTGTATCGCCAAATGCGCAAGTGACAACAACAACAGTCCAGTCATCTACTTCCGTTCCATTAACCATGTCCCCCGCTACCACAGGAAGCAGAAGCACGGTTTGGCAGCCAACAACGCCGTTCTTTACTATCACTGCTCCGGCTTCAGCAACATCCGCAACCACCACTACGGTACAGCCAATTAACAACGTACTTGGAACTGTTTTCTGTCAGTACAGAAATTCCATCAACTGTGGCTCCGCTTTAGCTGTGGTCTGCGGTTCAAATGGACACTTTTACCCAAATAA GTGTGAGCTCTTGAAGCAACAGTGCGATGATCCAACTCTGAGAGAAGTGGCTGGCTCAGCATCTTGTTCATTGTCTCCATGA